From Magnetovibrio sp. PR-2, a single genomic window includes:
- a CDS encoding MBL fold metallo-hydrolase, with protein sequence MALKVKFWGVRGSIACPSADHIRYGGNTSCLEIQAGDRRLVLDAGTGIRGLGQTFLQEDVEQIHILLTHTHWDHINGFPFFVPAYDPRRKLHIMAGHLKGDSGIQNVLAAQMDNPMFPVPLAAMQAEMTFDDFEAGTSFDLYDDVHIRTCPLNHPNGATGYRIEHAGHSICYITDTEHVPGKMDENILGLIEGADVVIYDATYTEEEYPSRIGWGHSTWNEGIKLCKEAGAKSLAIFHHEPEHTDEFMDQLEKDAQAEWSDCFCAKEGMELVYGD encoded by the coding sequence ATGGCTCTTAAAGTCAAATTTTGGGGTGTACGTGGCTCGATCGCATGCCCATCCGCAGATCATATTCGATATGGTGGCAATACCAGTTGTTTGGAAATTCAGGCCGGGGACCGCCGTTTGGTTCTCGACGCTGGCACGGGCATTCGCGGCTTGGGCCAGACTTTTTTGCAAGAAGATGTTGAACAAATCCATATTTTGCTGACCCACACCCACTGGGACCACATCAACGGCTTTCCGTTTTTTGTTCCGGCTTATGATCCCAGGCGCAAGCTTCACATCATGGCAGGGCACCTGAAGGGCGATTCCGGTATTCAAAATGTTTTAGCAGCACAAATGGACAACCCCATGTTCCCCGTGCCGTTGGCTGCCATGCAGGCGGAAATGACGTTTGACGATTTCGAAGCGGGAACGAGCTTCGATCTTTACGACGACGTGCACATCCGCACCTGCCCCCTGAACCATCCCAATGGCGCCACCGGATACCGGATTGAGCACGCAGGTCATTCGATCTGCTACATTACCGATACGGAACATGTGCCAGGCAAAATGGACGAAAACATCCTCGGCCTGATCGAAGGTGCGGATGTTGTGATCTATGACGCGACCTACACGGAAGAAGAATATCCGTCGCGCATTGGCTGGGGGCACTCCACCTGGAATGAAGGCATTAAGCTCTGCAAAGAAGCCGGGGCGAAGTCCTTAGCGATTTTCCACCATGAACCGGAACACACGGATGAGTTCATGGATCAGCTGGAAAAAGACGCCCAAGCGGAATGGAGCGATTGCTTCTGCGCCAAAGAGGGTATGGAGCTGGTTTACGGCGATTAA
- a CDS encoding flagellar motor protein MotB, which translates to MPPPPITEDPVDEEWLVTYADAITLLLAFFVMLVSFSKIDMPLFEEVIAGIQEEIGKGEAKETTTSEVKTKIEDIVFETGMEQIVEVHKDERGVTIEMASAGFFISGTAKIKEDAKPLLAKWAEVLTNESYKFFMIEAEGHTDNDPIHTEMFPSNWELSAARASAVVRELQAGGVHVFQLKAVGFGDAHPKVPNLNPDGTPNKINQAKNRRVAILLTPMTNKLKDQFQDIIVEENIQREMRRREAEALQKQQEVQKRVQEAEKEQQQNQDLQRRTEDLQNQPNTAPPPPVPPAETTDDANESSFKQGAEDALGLEQLEGQ; encoded by the coding sequence TTGCCCCCACCCCCCATAACAGAAGATCCCGTTGACGAAGAATGGCTGGTCACATATGCCGACGCCATTACTCTGCTGCTGGCGTTTTTTGTCATGCTGGTGTCGTTCTCCAAAATTGACATGCCGCTATTTGAAGAAGTGATCGCTGGTATCCAAGAGGAAATCGGTAAAGGCGAAGCCAAAGAAACCACCACGTCCGAAGTCAAAACCAAAATTGAGGACATCGTTTTTGAAACCGGCATGGAACAAATCGTCGAGGTGCACAAAGACGAGCGCGGCGTCACCATTGAAATGGCGAGCGCAGGTTTCTTCATCTCCGGCACCGCCAAAATCAAAGAGGATGCCAAGCCCTTGTTGGCAAAATGGGCAGAAGTTCTGACCAATGAGTCCTACAAGTTCTTTATGATCGAAGCCGAAGGCCACACCGATAACGATCCGATCCACACCGAGATGTTCCCCTCCAACTGGGAACTATCCGCAGCTCGCGCATCTGCTGTGGTGCGCGAACTACAAGCCGGTGGCGTGCATGTTTTCCAACTGAAGGCCGTGGGCTTTGGCGATGCGCATCCCAAGGTGCCGAACTTAAACCCGGACGGCACGCCCAACAAAATCAACCAGGCGAAAAACCGCCGCGTGGCGATTTTGCTGACCCCCATGACCAACAAGCTCAAAGATCAGTTCCAAGACATCATCGTCGAAGAAAACATCCAACGTGAAATGCGCCGCCGCGAAGCAGAAGCCTTACAAAAGCAACAAGAGGTCCAAAAGCGCGTCCAAGAAGCCGAAAAAGAACAACAACAAAACCAAGACCTTCAACGCCGCACCGAAGACCTGCAAAACCAGCCAAACACTGCACCGCCGCCCCCTGTTCCACCAGCAGAGACCACTGACGATGCAAACGAAAGCTCGTTCAAACAAGGGGCTGAGGATGCGCTCGGACTCGAACAGCTTGAAGGCCAATAA
- a CDS encoding motility protein A, with the protein MSLSISTVFSLLVAFGMFVGAIVWETDNYLIFLSGSGFVIVIGGTFAAAFISYEPRYVILSLRLIGRILVTPKVGRDVLKAEVGRMIRWAYIVQKGGPPALEAEAKKAVRGDKFMQFGVEMVISGYSGAEVRDIMTNLIETTFGRNTVQVHILRFMASTSPAFGMIGTLIGLVIMLDKMGADPTALGPGLAIALITTLYGVLFARLIFIPAANKIMQREQIIRFRNYLVAEGLILMADRKSPRFIQDKMNSYLDPAIHFSIDKARRK; encoded by the coding sequence ATGAGCCTATCCATATCAACTGTTTTCTCCCTGCTGGTTGCGTTCGGCATGTTCGTAGGCGCAATTGTGTGGGAGACAGACAACTATCTGATCTTTCTCAGTGGCTCCGGCTTTGTGATTGTGATCGGTGGCACGTTTGCTGCCGCGTTCATATCCTACGAACCGCGTTACGTTATTCTTTCTCTGCGCTTGATCGGTCGCATCCTGGTCACTCCCAAAGTCGGTCGCGATGTTTTGAAGGCGGAGGTCGGGCGTATGATCCGTTGGGCCTATATTGTTCAAAAAGGCGGCCCCCCTGCCCTAGAGGCCGAAGCTAAAAAAGCCGTGCGCGGCGATAAATTCATGCAGTTCGGCGTCGAGATGGTCATCAGCGGCTACAGTGGTGCCGAAGTGCGCGACATCATGACCAACTTGATCGAAACAACCTTTGGCCGCAACACGGTCCAAGTTCACATTCTGCGCTTCATGGCGTCAACGTCACCGGCCTTTGGCATGATCGGTACGCTGATCGGCCTGGTGATCATGTTGGACAAAATGGGTGCCGACCCGACGGCCTTGGGCCCGGGCCTTGCCATCGCCTTGATCACGACGTTGTACGGTGTGTTGTTCGCACGCTTGATCTTTATTCCGGCCGCCAACAAAATCATGCAGCGCGAACAGATCATTCGCTTTCGCAACTACCTGGTCGCCGAAGGCCTGATTTTGATGGCCGACCGCAAAAGCCCGCGCTTTATCCAAGATAAAATGAACAGTTATCTGGATCCCGCTATTCACTTCAGCATCGACAAAGCACGCCGCAAATAA
- a CDS encoding HlyD family type I secretion periplasmic adaptor subunit produces MPDQAQPNPLDTLLTSHPVPTWRNAAWPVMALMLFGVVWANFSKLDEVAVAPGEVIPLGKSKVIQHLEGGIIQDLFIKEGDVVSEGQTLMQLDLGSGGANIQELQVRLDSELLTRARLHAEAEGLSTPDFPEDVSARVPDQAIAQRQAFDARKRQLSAGLAVLNELVKQRKLEVQELEARLRASRNNLGNARERLKISTDLLKDGLTSQVDHLNVQSEVETLIGELESIEAGIPRSRAAVSEAERRLLEDETRFRREAQDELNKTEQSIGRVSELLKKAEEQGVRAEIKSPIDGVIINLAYTAAGNVVKPGDPILEIVPTGENMVIESRLNPTDRGYVTEGQRAMVKITTYDFARYGGLEGEVTLVAADTSMDEDGLPYFRVIVRPEKSHLGSNPGLLPIMPGMEATIDIHTGQKTVMDYLIKPVLKLKHEAFRER; encoded by the coding sequence ATGCCCGACCAGGCGCAGCCGAACCCGCTGGACACTTTACTCACATCCCACCCCGTGCCGACGTGGCGCAATGCGGCATGGCCGGTGATGGCATTGATGTTGTTTGGCGTGGTGTGGGCGAATTTTTCCAAATTGGACGAAGTGGCTGTGGCCCCCGGTGAAGTTATCCCGCTGGGCAAATCCAAAGTTATCCAACACTTGGAAGGCGGCATTATCCAAGACTTATTCATCAAAGAAGGCGACGTGGTCTCTGAAGGCCAAACATTGATGCAATTGGATTTGGGCTCTGGCGGCGCGAACATTCAAGAATTGCAGGTGCGTTTGGACAGTGAATTGCTGACCCGTGCCCGCCTCCATGCCGAAGCCGAAGGCTTAAGCACCCCAGACTTCCCCGAAGACGTCTCTGCGCGCGTGCCGGATCAGGCGATTGCCCAACGCCAAGCCTTCGATGCCCGCAAACGCCAGTTGTCTGCAGGCCTCGCCGTGTTGAACGAGCTGGTCAAGCAACGCAAACTGGAAGTCCAGGAATTGGAAGCGCGCCTGCGCGCATCCCGGAACAACTTGGGCAACGCGCGCGAACGCTTAAAAATCTCGACAGATTTGTTGAAGGACGGTTTGACGTCCCAAGTCGATCACCTGAACGTGCAAAGTGAAGTTGAAACACTCATCGGTGAACTGGAATCCATCGAAGCCGGTATTCCGCGTTCCCGCGCAGCCGTGTCCGAGGCAGAACGCCGTTTGCTCGAAGACGAGACCCGCTTTCGCCGTGAAGCCCAAGATGAGCTCAACAAGACCGAACAATCCATCGGTCGCGTGTCTGAGCTGTTGAAAAAAGCCGAAGAACAGGGCGTGCGCGCTGAGATCAAAAGCCCCATCGACGGGGTCATTATCAACTTGGCCTACACCGCCGCCGGCAACGTCGTCAAACCCGGCGATCCGATCTTGGAAATTGTGCCGACGGGTGAAAACATGGTCATCGAAAGCCGCTTAAACCCAACCGACCGTGGCTACGTTACGGAAGGCCAGCGCGCTATGGTGAAGATCACCACCTACGACTTCGCGCGCTATGGGGGGTTGGAAGGTGAAGTGACCTTGGTCGCTGCCGATACCTCCATGGACGAAGACGGCCTGCCCTATTTTCGGGTCATCGTTCGGCCGGAAAAATCGCATTTGGGCAGCAACCCCGGTCTCTTGCCCATTATGCCGGGTATGGAAGCCACAATCGATATCCATACGGGCCAAAAAACGGTCATGGACTATCTGATTAAGCCCGTGTTGAAGCTGAAACACGAAGCCTTCCGCGAGCGCTAA
- a CDS encoding ATP-binding cassette domain-containing protein: MEPSTEQSATSWLKPFLKPMTPVFREVVAMSFFVNMLALAVPVFTMQVYNRVVNNNGISTLQGLVVGMVLVIAFDYILRQARARILQTVALRVDVDLGRRLFRKLMRLPMQRLESQPTAYWSSLFRDVDVVRNTLSGSTALLVADLPFAILFLILIFVIAAPVAWVLLVMLPIFMTVAWKSASTMSAASGEERKSTQSRDSLVNEMIGGRTTIKALALDRSMEPVWEEKHAENIESAIERGTKTDGFSNLGASLGLVTSLCLTTVGALAIIDQSLTIGALIATNMLSGKIVGPMNQLVGTWRMYSGFMQATERLGAVFSEDAEREESEIQLDKPKGAISVENAFFSYSEDLAPVVAGITVEIKQGGIHALVGRNGSGKTTLLKIIQGLYQPQKGRVTLDGADMAQFTRSELADWLGYVPQESVLFAGTVRDNMTARVPTASDEQVIKAATEAGVHHFIIDLPDGYATEIGEAGSRLSGGQRQRIAIARALVGDPPVVLLDEPSSSLDRHAETELKNTLIEIAKTRTVIIVSHSPTMLSACDYLYALDRGKLALAGPANEVLPRLFGGKMPAPKGSPGKPGGAPQAQKPKDPKPGGIPAAAKGTPSAPAGAKPQPDTAAQKASPKAGPVASATPKAAATPKAAATPKASAKPQAAATPRPTQKRPTATAQQPQTSMPKVQPRPAQASARAHDPRSLPKLRSGKTVSDHDLKHAGGVKASATPRPAASAAPKPKAAATPKPEHALGQTKPTLRGPQAGAQKANLTPPPAPSQQSDANETDFSSAPLRPDTQKILQAWAEGSTVAPVPPRKDQPGRGSGARSRSIPTPRGPGSGE; the protein is encoded by the coding sequence TTGGAACCGTCGACAGAACAGTCGGCCACAAGTTGGCTAAAGCCCTTTTTGAAACCGATGACGCCCGTCTTCCGTGAAGTCGTGGCGATGTCGTTTTTTGTCAACATGCTAGCTCTCGCGGTTCCTGTTTTCACCATGCAGGTCTACAACCGCGTCGTGAACAACAACGGCATCTCAACCCTGCAGGGCCTTGTGGTCGGCATGGTGTTGGTGATTGCGTTCGACTACATCCTGCGCCAAGCCCGCGCGCGTATTTTGCAAACGGTTGCTTTGCGCGTTGATGTCGACCTGGGTCGTCGGCTGTTTCGCAAACTCATGCGTCTTCCCATGCAGCGCCTTGAATCTCAGCCCACGGCGTATTGGTCTTCGCTGTTTCGCGATGTAGATGTGGTGCGCAACACCTTGTCTGGCTCGACCGCACTGTTGGTTGCCGACCTGCCCTTCGCCATTTTGTTTTTGATCTTGATCTTCGTCATTGCCGCCCCGGTTGCCTGGGTGTTGCTGGTTATGCTGCCGATCTTCATGACGGTGGCTTGGAAATCCGCCAGTACCATGAGCGCCGCCAGTGGCGAGGAACGCAAATCCACGCAATCGCGGGACTCCCTGGTCAATGAAATGATCGGTGGGCGCACAACCATTAAAGCCTTGGCTCTTGACCGTTCTATGGAACCGGTATGGGAAGAAAAACATGCAGAAAACATCGAAAGCGCCATCGAGCGCGGCACCAAAACCGACGGATTTTCCAATCTGGGTGCGTCTTTGGGGCTGGTAACGTCACTGTGCCTAACCACGGTGGGCGCTTTGGCCATCATCGACCAGAGCTTGACCATCGGCGCCTTGATTGCCACCAACATGCTGTCGGGCAAAATTGTCGGCCCGATGAACCAATTGGTCGGCACGTGGCGCATGTATTCCGGCTTCATGCAAGCCACCGAACGTTTGGGCGCCGTCTTTAGCGAAGACGCTGAACGTGAAGAAAGCGAAATCCAACTGGACAAACCGAAAGGTGCGATCAGCGTTGAAAACGCATTTTTCTCCTACTCCGAAGACTTGGCCCCGGTCGTGGCCGGCATCACCGTTGAAATCAAGCAAGGTGGCATTCACGCCTTGGTCGGACGCAACGGGTCAGGCAAAACGACACTGCTGAAAATCATCCAAGGCCTCTATCAGCCGCAAAAAGGACGTGTCACGCTGGACGGTGCCGACATGGCACAATTTACCCGCTCAGAACTCGCCGACTGGTTGGGCTATGTCCCCCAAGAAAGTGTCCTGTTCGCCGGAACCGTCCGCGACAACATGACCGCCCGCGTTCCCACGGCCTCGGACGAACAAGTCATCAAAGCCGCGACCGAAGCCGGTGTGCACCACTTCATTATCGATCTCCCCGATGGCTACGCCACGGAAATCGGCGAAGCGGGCTCACGCCTGTCCGGCGGTCAACGCCAACGCATCGCCATTGCGCGCGCCCTTGTCGGCGACCCGCCCGTCGTGCTGCTGGACGAACCGTCATCCAGCCTCGACCGTCATGCGGAAACCGAACTGAAAAACACGCTCATTGAAATTGCCAAAACCCGGACTGTAATTATCGTCAGCCACAGTCCGACGATGCTGTCGGCGTGTGATTATCTCTATGCGCTTGATCGCGGCAAGTTGGCCTTGGCAGGCCCGGCAAACGAAGTTCTCCCGCGCTTGTTCGGTGGCAAGATGCCGGCCCCCAAAGGCAGTCCGGGCAAACCGGGTGGTGCACCGCAAGCTCAAAAACCAAAAGACCCGAAGCCTGGCGGAATTCCCGCTGCGGCCAAAGGCACGCCTAGCGCCCCCGCAGGCGCAAAACCGCAACCGGACACCGCTGCACAAAAAGCCAGTCCAAAGGCCGGCCCCGTGGCCAGCGCTACCCCGAAAGCAGCTGCAACACCGAAAGCGGCTGCAACGCCAAAAGCCAGCGCAAAACCTCAGGCCGCCGCGACACCGCGCCCGACACAAAAACGCCCGACGGCCACTGCGCAACAGCCGCAGACGTCTATGCCCAAAGTTCAGCCCCGTCCGGCACAAGCCAGCGCGCGCGCTCACGACCCGCGCTCGTTACCGAAACTGCGTTCGGGCAAGACCGTCTCTGATCACGACTTGAAACATGCAGGCGGCGTCAAAGCATCTGCAACACCCCGCCCTGCTGCTTCTGCGGCCCCCAAACCGAAAGCTGCGGCAACGCCGAAGCCTGAACACGCCTTGGGTCAAACCAAACCCACTTTGCGCGGACCGCAAGCCGGCGCGCAAAAAGCCAACTTGACCCCGCCGCCCGCACCTTCACAACAAAGTGATGCGAACGAAACCGACTTTTCCAGCGCTCCACTGCGTCCCGATACGCAAAAAATCTTGCAAGCGTGGGCAGAGGGTAGCACTGTCGCCCCGGTGCCCCCACGTAAAGACCAACCGGGTCGTGGTTCAGGCGCACGTTCACGCTCCATCCCGACACCACGCGGCCCCGGTTCTGGAGAATAA
- a CDS encoding CHASE2 domain-containing protein, with translation MGFLRSVFRFDRIVGVLMLSLLLTLLYAEPYPVRFLREKSFDIYQQIKPRPLPAPNDRLVAIIDIDERSLREVGQMPWPRNIMAQLVANLSALQVGVVAFDIVFAEPDRMNPQGVVDSLAGLDEGVRAKILELQSNDDVFGQVVSKSQVVLGQAGYWDQLPNDAGEPFKKSVAVRKLAKGTPDPQDFLTEVPTLIRNIPQLEKGTRGVGMFSLNPSLDGIIREVPLVAKHDNHLYPALSVEAIRVGFGVSTLMTEVDPFGINAIGVAPKRIVKPKGLKIPTNERGMVRPYFAHHDKRLYVSAADVLNAHELDKDELEKLKAKVAGKITFVGTSAVGLLDIRSTPLDPLIPGVEVHAQVIENALAIDRAAGAIIAPDWFLKRPEWTKGVELMLVALGGLLMVIIVPMLGATRSLIVVLIIAGGAVAGSWYEFDQERVLLDATFAVISTFLLYSTLTYMNFTREEAAKRQTRDAFSKYLSPDMVSVVAENPDQLKLGGQKRDMTLLFCDVRGFTTISEQFDAEGLTQLINKLLTPLTNAILARAGTVDKYMGDCIMAFWNAPLDDAEHAKHGCLSALAMLHEMVPLNETLEIEAGEEGRKHIPLKVGLGLNSGECVVGNMGSDQRFDYSVLGDTVNLAARLEGQSKNYGVRVVIGYDTWVQVPTLATIELDFIQVKGKTTGVRIFALLGDEDMAKKPEFLSYKTKVDEMLKIYKSQDWDGARIAINEARQAGETFMAAVAKEAQAETGATIAPKDDPNACDPSVVDETLYELYENRIAEYEINPPGEDWDGVFIATTK, from the coding sequence ATGGGATTTTTGAGATCAGTGTTCCGGTTTGACCGGATTGTTGGCGTGTTGATGCTTTCCCTGCTGTTGACCTTGTTGTACGCAGAACCCTATCCCGTACGCTTCCTGCGTGAGAAAAGTTTCGATATATACCAACAGATTAAGCCGCGGCCTCTGCCTGCACCCAATGACCGGCTGGTGGCCATTATTGACATTGACGAGCGCTCTTTGCGCGAAGTTGGGCAAATGCCGTGGCCGCGCAACATTATGGCGCAATTGGTGGCGAATTTGTCCGCCTTGCAAGTCGGCGTGGTCGCTTTCGATATTGTGTTCGCCGAACCTGACCGGATGAATCCGCAAGGGGTGGTGGACTCTTTGGCTGGGCTCGACGAAGGTGTGCGCGCAAAAATTTTAGAACTGCAAAGCAACGACGATGTTTTTGGGCAAGTGGTGTCCAAATCACAGGTGGTTTTGGGGCAAGCAGGCTATTGGGATCAATTGCCCAACGATGCGGGTGAGCCGTTCAAAAAATCCGTGGCCGTGCGCAAATTAGCTAAAGGCACACCCGATCCTCAAGACTTTTTGACTGAGGTTCCAACCTTGATCCGCAACATTCCCCAACTGGAAAAGGGGACGCGGGGGGTTGGTATGTTCTCGTTGAACCCGTCGTTGGACGGCATTATTCGCGAAGTCCCTCTGGTCGCCAAGCACGACAACCACCTCTATCCCGCTTTGTCGGTGGAGGCCATCCGTGTGGGCTTTGGTGTTTCCACCTTGATGACCGAGGTTGATCCCTTTGGCATCAATGCTATTGGCGTGGCGCCGAAACGCATTGTGAAGCCGAAGGGCTTAAAAATCCCCACCAACGAGCGCGGTATGGTGCGTCCGTATTTTGCGCATCATGACAAACGGCTCTATGTCTCGGCGGCGGATGTGCTGAATGCCCACGAGCTTGATAAGGATGAGTTGGAGAAGCTCAAAGCCAAGGTCGCCGGCAAAATTACCTTTGTCGGGACGTCTGCGGTGGGGCTTTTGGATATTCGGTCCACCCCGTTGGATCCGTTGATCCCGGGAGTGGAGGTTCACGCCCAGGTGATCGAAAACGCTTTGGCCATTGATCGGGCGGCAGGTGCGATCATTGCGCCGGACTGGTTCTTGAAGCGCCCCGAATGGACCAAAGGTGTCGAGCTGATGCTGGTGGCCCTTGGCGGGCTACTGATGGTGATTATCGTGCCGATGTTGGGCGCGACGCGGTCTTTGATCGTGGTTTTGATTATTGCGGGCGGTGCCGTTGCCGGGTCTTGGTATGAGTTCGATCAAGAACGGGTGTTGTTGGACGCAACGTTTGCGGTGATCTCGACCTTCTTGTTGTATTCAACATTGACGTACATGAACTTCACCCGGGAAGAAGCGGCAAAAAGACAAACCCGCGATGCGTTCTCGAAATACCTGTCCCCCGACATGGTGAGCGTGGTTGCTGAAAACCCAGATCAGTTGAAATTGGGTGGGCAAAAGCGCGACATGACCTTGCTGTTCTGCGACGTGCGTGGCTTTACCACCATTTCAGAACAGTTCGACGCTGAAGGTCTCACCCAGCTGATCAACAAATTGCTGACGCCGTTGACCAATGCGATTTTGGCGCGCGCGGGCACGGTCGATAAATACATGGGTGACTGCATTATGGCGTTCTGGAACGCCCCGCTGGACGATGCCGAGCACGCCAAGCATGGCTGTTTGTCGGCCTTGGCCATGTTGCACGAAATGGTCCCGCTGAACGAGACGTTGGAAATCGAAGCCGGGGAAGAGGGGCGCAAACACATTCCCTTGAAGGTCGGTTTGGGCTTGAACTCCGGTGAATGCGTTGTCGGCAACATGGGATCGGACCAACGCTTTGACTATTCGGTTTTGGGCGATACGGTGAACCTTGCCGCGCGTCTGGAAGGCCAATCCAAGAACTATGGCGTGCGTGTGGTGATCGGTTATGACACCTGGGTTCAGGTGCCGACTTTGGCGACCATCGAGCTGGACTTCATTCAGGTGAAGGGCAAGACCACAGGGGTGCGTATCTTCGCCCTTTTGGGCGACGAAGACATGGCCAAAAAACCGGAATTCTTGTCCTACAAAACCAAAGTCGATGAGATGCTGAAAATCTATAAGTCTCAGGACTGGGACGGCGCCCGGATTGCCATCAACGAAGCGCGCCAAGCGGGTGAAACCTTCATGGCCGCTGTCGCCAAAGAGGCTCAAGCCGAAACCGGCGCAACCATTGCCCCCAAAGATGACCCCAACGCCTGCGACCCATCCGTCGTCGATGAAACGCTCTACGAACTTTACGAAAACCGTATCGCAGAATACGAGATCAACCCACCGGGCGAAGACTGGGACGGCGTGTTCATCGCGACAACGAAGTAA
- the msrA gene encoding peptide-methionine (S)-S-oxide reductase MsrA, with protein MSDNLERAVLAGGCFWGMQELFRKLPGVKDTRVGYTGGDVPNATYRNHAGHAEGLELFFDPNEISYATILKFFFQIHDPTTHDRQGNDVGSSYRSEIFYVNDDQFVLAHDIIAQVEASQLWPGPVATKVSPVTDFWEAEPEHQDYLLRNPHGYTCHFPRVEWTLD; from the coding sequence ATGTCGGACAACTTGGAACGTGCGGTTCTCGCAGGTGGGTGCTTTTGGGGCATGCAGGAGCTGTTTCGCAAGCTCCCAGGCGTAAAGGACACCCGTGTCGGCTACACTGGCGGCGATGTGCCCAACGCGACTTATCGCAACCATGCTGGTCACGCCGAAGGGTTAGAGCTGTTCTTCGACCCCAACGAAATCAGTTACGCTACGATCTTGAAGTTCTTTTTCCAAATCCACGACCCCACCACCCACGACCGACAGGGCAATGACGTTGGGTCTTCGTACCGCTCAGAAATTTTTTATGTGAATGACGACCAGTTCGTCTTGGCCCACGACATCATTGCACAGGTCGAGGCCTCACAGCTCTGGCCGGGACCGGTGGCGACTAAAGTGTCCCCGGTAACGGATTTCTGGGAAGCAGAGCCTGAACATCAGGACTACCTCCTCAGAAATCCGCACGGGTATACGTGTCATTTTCCGCGCGTGGAATGGACGCTGGATTAA